Within Candidatus Woesearchaeota archaeon, the genomic segment CCCTCTCAACCAGGATTGCGCCTTCAAAAAAAGCTCGAAGAAAATCTCTCCCAACTTTCTTCCGTAACACGACTATCTACAGAAGTGACAAGCTTCCAAGCTGATCACACAGGTTGGCTTCAAAGTGTTCAAACAGACAAATTGCGTATACCAGGAAAGCGTTTTCTCTTGGCCACCGGACAATGGATCGGCAGAGGTCTTTTTGTCACGCCTGAACTTTCCCCAAAAGAGCGCATTTTTGGACTTCCACTACAGCTACCATCCTCATACACAAAGGACGCAAGCGATCTCTTTTTTGAATTACATACTCCATGCTGTTTCCTTGATGTCCGCAAAAAACATCCATTTTTTTCCCTTGGGTTGACAGTTGATGAGCGTTGGAGACCTCTCGATCAAGGAAGACAACCCGTCTTCTTTAATCTTTTGGCAGCAGGAAGCATTGTCTCCAATTTGCCACAACAGCTTCCTCCCTCCAGCTCCACCGCTCACCTTTACCAACAAGGATACGAAGCCGCAAACACCGCTGTTAACGACTTGAGAAAGAAAAAGAAAAATGAGGAAACAACTTGATGCACTTTTTTTTCTTGCCACCCACCTCTGCGGATTGCTCCTTGAAAAACTCGGCAGACTTCTGACACGACCAACGCAAGGGAAACGACAATTTCTCAAACAATATGAAGAAAACGGTCTTTGGGCACTCACTCCAGAGGTGAGAGCCGCACTATTTGAATCTTCTGCCTGCATTCATTGTGGTCTATGCGAAGCCATTCTTCCGAAAAACAAAAACGCCACCTCTCACTCTTTGAATCCATCAACACCTGCGCTCTTCCTTGGAGCCCTTCGACATCTCCCTTCTTTTTCCGAAGCAAAAAACCTCTTTGACAGATACAGAGATGATCTCTCCCAACTAGAAATGCTCTGCCCACAAAAACTCCCCGCCCAAGAGATCGCAAACAAATTAGGGCATTTCAAAACGAGCGAACCAAGCATTACAGATCGAGCTCAGGATCAAGTTGGAGACTAAAAGCGAGAGAAGCAGCGCTCTTGGTGCCGGAAGGCATCACTTGCATCAACTCAAGCATTTGAGGAGAAGCACCACGAGAGGTCGTCCATAGCTCGGTTGTCTGCTTCACCTCTGGAACGGCCTCAAGTAGCGCATGTTTCATATCCATCATCGAGGCATAACGACGTGCAGGGCTCTTGTCCAACGCCGTATTGACAACCTGCACCAAAGAAGGTGGTAAATCAGTTCGAATCTTTTCGAGCGGTTTGGGTTGTTCCGAAATCTGTCGACTCATCAGTTTTAGAAAATTTTGGGGAGTAGGCTCGCCCTCCAAAACAAATGGCGCCCGGCCAACGAGACACTGGTACAAAACGATACCCAAGGAGTAAACGTCAGAACGGCCATCCACATGACTAATCCCACGCAAGCGTTCTTCTGGCGTTGGCCCACGACACTGCTCTGGAGACATGTATTCAGGCGTTCCCACAACCTTTCCAACATCCGTAAAATCCGGCTCATCTGGATCAAGGGGTTTGGCCAAACCAAAATCCAGGATCTTCACAAAATCTTTCTCGCCATCTCGCACCGTCAAAAAGATATTATCTGGTTTGAGATCGCGATGGATCACCCCTTCTTG encodes:
- a CDS encoding serine/threonine protein kinase produces the protein MATWKKGKDQRMSYQTCRSCGRRVPIRGAYCPACGQPLSQQPQPPQFSQNARMATHRSTTQRTVPPNPPPGASNSQSRYSDPFEGTVLDQKYRLLDKVGEGGMAKIYRAEHVFLRETRAIKVIKRPDHRRETQYGRFLREARLARRVCALSPHVVRVDDFGYDQKRGVYYYSMELLNGGSLRDLLRQPPYYLSPQRTVHIAVQVCDAMAISHQEGVIHRDLKPDNIFLTVRDGEKDFVKILDFGLAKPLDPDEPDFTDVGKVVGTPEYMSPEQCRGPTPEERLRGISHVDGRSDVYSLGIVLYQCLVGRAPFVLEGEPTPQNFLKLMSRQISEQPKPLEKIRTDLPPSLVQVVNTALDKSPARRYASMMDMKHALLEAVPEVKQTTELWTTSRGASPQMLELMQVMPSGTKSAASLAFSLQLDPELDL